In a genomic window of Shouchella clausii:
- a CDS encoding phosphoadenylyl-sulfate reductase codes for MAYVYQQMEAPDYEKVNTKLKNRDSLDILRWANQTYGEKLVYACSFGAEAMVLLDLLSKVQKEAHILFLDTDFHFAETYELIERVKERYPKFRINMAKPALSPEEQAERYGEELWLKNPDQCCQIRKLDVLARELEPYDAWLSGLRREQSPTRANTEFVNQDKRFKKVKVCPLIHWTEEEIWMYIKLHQLPYNELHDHHYPSIGCTYCTKAVMPGEDARSGRWAGTGKTECGLHAPTKGDS; via the coding sequence ATGGCTTACGTTTATCAGCAAATGGAAGCACCTGACTATGAAAAGGTAAATACCAAGTTGAAAAATCGGGATAGCCTGGATATTTTGCGCTGGGCGAATCAAACGTATGGTGAAAAGCTCGTGTACGCTTGCAGTTTTGGAGCCGAAGCCATGGTGCTGCTCGACTTGTTGTCAAAGGTACAAAAAGAAGCCCACATTTTGTTTTTAGATACAGATTTTCATTTTGCTGAAACGTACGAATTGATCGAACGTGTAAAAGAACGGTACCCGAAATTTCGTATCAACATGGCTAAGCCTGCTTTGTCTCCAGAGGAACAAGCTGAACGTTACGGCGAGGAGCTATGGCTTAAAAACCCAGACCAGTGCTGCCAAATTCGAAAATTGGATGTGCTGGCCCGTGAGCTTGAGCCTTACGATGCTTGGCTTTCAGGGTTAAGGCGTGAGCAGTCCCCAACACGAGCAAATACCGAGTTTGTTAATCAGGATAAACGCTTTAAAAAGGTGAAGGTTTGTCCGTTGATTCATTGGACGGAAGAAGAAATATGGATGTACATCAAATTGCATCAATTGCCCTACAATGAGCTGCACGACCATCACTATCCGAGCATTGGCTGTACGTACTGCACGAAAGCGGTCATGCCCGGGGAAGATGCTCGAAGCGGCCGCTGGGCAGGAACAGGAAAAACAGAATGCGGGTTGCATGCACCAACGAAAGGAGATTCATGA
- a CDS encoding sialate O-acetylesterase: MKSILLIGQSNMAGRGFVEDVPPIYNEHIHMLRNGRWQMMAEPLNFDRHVSGIGPAASFAQAWTTDHPSESIGLIPCAEGGSSIDEWTMDGPLARHAISEAMFATETSELIGILWHQGESDSFGERFKTYENKLLSLFTHLREKLNVPDIPIIVGELGHYLEEIGFGKNAIEFKQINQILYKIAHNEENCYFVTSKGLTANPDGIHLDASSQRKFGLRYYEAFSKQKHVLDPLDIEDEWIAKEAKRELTKNEAMFVQSTKFALGQLSFKEFSSHVSKIHQSEE; the protein is encoded by the coding sequence ATGAAATCGATATTATTAATCGGACAATCAAATATGGCGGGAAGAGGATTTGTTGAAGATGTACCGCCTATTTATAATGAGCACATCCATATGTTACGGAATGGTAGATGGCAAATGATGGCTGAACCGCTCAATTTTGATCGTCATGTATCTGGTATTGGGCCAGCCGCTTCTTTTGCTCAGGCTTGGACAACGGATCATCCAAGTGAATCCATTGGGTTAATTCCATGTGCGGAAGGAGGCAGCTCTATTGATGAGTGGACAATGGACGGTCCATTAGCCAGACATGCGATCTCTGAAGCAATGTTCGCTACAGAAACGAGTGAATTAATAGGGATATTATGGCACCAAGGAGAAAGTGACAGTTTCGGAGAACGTTTTAAGACATATGAGAATAAGTTGCTCTCATTATTTACACATTTGAGAGAAAAATTAAATGTACCAGATATCCCTATTATTGTCGGTGAATTAGGGCATTATCTTGAAGAGATCGGATTTGGAAAAAACGCTATAGAGTTTAAGCAAATAAACCAGATTTTGTATAAAATTGCTCATAATGAAGAAAACTGCTACTTTGTAACATCCAAAGGCTTAACAGCAAATCCAGATGGCATTCATCTTGATGCGAGCTCCCAAAGGAAATTTGGATTACGGTATTATGAAGCTTTTTCAAAACAAAAACACGTTTTAGATCCTTTGGACATCGAGGATGAATGGATTGCTAAGGAAGCAAAGCGTGAACTTACTAAAAATGAAGCCATGTTTGTTCAAAGTACAAAGTTTGCTTTAGGACAATTGAGTTTTAAAGAGTTTTCTTCTCATGTTTCCAAAATCCACCAAAGCGAGGAGTGA
- a CDS encoding PadR family transcriptional regulator: protein MIPLLILGLLKEKPGSYGYELLAIMNERHYKFVVNYTKGSFYYNIQQLEEKRMIQRIIEEREAESREKNKYILTDLGLEEFNRLMTKYGSKTDYINLSFYSAMLFEGEYDKEKMKELVLVQIKQTEKKIALLEDTLTNRADLMKNFRRMLENSLSHHKVNVAWFHEILKELDTEITENRFLH, encoded by the coding sequence TTGATCCCACTTTTAATTTTAGGTTTGTTAAAAGAAAAACCAGGTTCCTACGGGTATGAGCTTCTGGCCATTATGAATGAGAGACATTACAAGTTTGTCGTCAATTACACCAAAGGGTCATTTTATTACAATATTCAACAGTTAGAGGAAAAAAGAATGATTCAACGCATTATTGAAGAAAGAGAAGCTGAATCAAGAGAAAAAAACAAATACATTCTTACTGATTTAGGATTGGAGGAGTTTAATCGTTTAATGACAAAGTACGGGTCAAAAACAGATTATATAAATCTATCTTTTTATAGTGCAATGCTTTTCGAAGGTGAATACGACAAAGAAAAGATGAAAGAACTCGTTCTGGTTCAAATTAAACAAACAGAGAAAAAAATTGCTCTCTTAGAGGACACTTTGACAAATCGGGCAGATCTTATGAAAAATTTCCGCCGCATGTTAGAAAATTCCCTTTCACACCATAAAGTGAACGTGGCCTGGTTTCATGAAATTTTAAAGGAACTCGATACAGAAATCACGGAGAACAGGTTTTTACATTAG
- a CDS encoding ABC transporter ATP-binding protein, producing the protein MSVHIALSLSGVNKSFGTADVLKNVEFSLTKGEFIAIVGKSGCGKSTLLRLLARLEQPTAGEVYIPNGDIVRMMFQEGRLLPWKTVLQNVMLGLKHERKRKALEAIKSVQLEGKENDWPRALSGGQKQRVALARTLVHSPHVLLLDEPLGALDALTRREMQQLIEKIWLQRGFSVVLVTHDIDEAVTLADKVYVIENGSIANTYDINLPRPRKRSSYEFVETAEEILNRVIGVNATTGNLVSFSNIK; encoded by the coding sequence ATGAGCGTACATATTGCTCTCTCTTTATCAGGCGTCAATAAATCGTTTGGAACAGCGGATGTATTGAAAAACGTGGAATTTTCATTAACAAAAGGTGAATTTATAGCCATTGTCGGCAAAAGTGGCTGTGGAAAAAGTACTTTATTGCGCTTGCTAGCCCGATTGGAGCAGCCGACTGCTGGAGAAGTGTACATCCCAAACGGAGACATTGTCCGCATGATGTTTCAAGAAGGGCGCCTGCTCCCTTGGAAGACTGTCTTGCAAAATGTCATGTTAGGATTGAAGCATGAGCGGAAACGAAAGGCGCTGGAAGCAATCAAAAGTGTACAGCTGGAAGGCAAAGAAAATGATTGGCCCCGGGCATTGTCAGGTGGGCAGAAACAACGTGTCGCTTTGGCCCGTACCCTTGTCCACTCCCCTCATGTCTTGCTTTTAGATGAACCGTTAGGAGCACTTGACGCATTAACAAGACGTGAAATGCAGCAATTAATAGAAAAAATATGGCTACAGCGTGGCTTTAGTGTAGTCCTTGTTACACACGATATTGACGAGGCAGTCACATTAGCGGATAAGGTGTATGTGATTGAAAACGGAAGCATCGCTAACACATATGATATTAATCTTCCACGCCCAAGAAAACGATCCTCTTACGAATTTGTCGAAACAGCAGAAGAAATTTTAAACCGGGTGATAGGTGTAAATGCAACTACCGGCAACCTCGTTTCATTTTCAAACATCAAGTAA
- a CDS encoding ABC transporter permease subunit: MRDMSKRIVIQVIPWVIPLLLLIIWQLASQFEILPARILPAPSEITAAAYDLVHSGEIWPHLWASTHRAVIGLLIGGGIGFIFGLINGLSKISAMFFDSSIQMLRNIPHLALIPLIILWFGIGEEGKIFLIALGVMFPIYLNTFHGIRSVDKDYIEMGNNYGLSNVAAFWHIILPGALPSILVGLRYALGIMWVTLIVAETIAASDGIGFLAMDAREFMQMDVVVLSIILYALLGKLSDMMAKTLEFRFLKWHLSYQK, translated from the coding sequence ATGAGAGACATGAGCAAACGAATTGTCATTCAAGTGATTCCATGGGTGATCCCGCTTTTGCTGCTCATCATTTGGCAATTAGCCTCCCAGTTTGAGATTTTGCCAGCACGTATACTTCCAGCACCGTCAGAAATTACCGCGGCAGCCTACGACCTCGTTCACTCTGGCGAAATATGGCCGCACTTATGGGCAAGTACACACAGAGCGGTAATAGGCTTGTTGATTGGCGGGGGCATTGGCTTTATTTTTGGTTTGATCAATGGTTTGTCAAAAATCTCAGCTATGTTTTTTGATTCTTCCATTCAAATGTTGCGAAATATTCCGCACTTGGCCTTGATTCCATTAATCATTTTATGGTTCGGAATCGGAGAGGAAGGAAAAATTTTCTTAATTGCCCTTGGGGTGATGTTCCCTATCTATTTAAACACGTTTCACGGCATTCGTTCTGTCGACAAAGACTATATTGAGATGGGCAACAACTATGGACTATCGAATGTGGCAGCCTTTTGGCACATTATTCTCCCTGGAGCCCTTCCTTCTATTTTAGTAGGTCTACGTTATGCGCTAGGTATCATGTGGGTGACGTTGATCGTCGCCGAAACAATTGCCGCTAGTGACGGAATTGGCTTTTTGGCGATGGATGCAAGAGAATTTATGCAAATGGATGTTGTCGTGTTATCGATCATTTTATATGCCTTATTAGGCAAACTTTCCGACATGATGGCCAAAACGCTAGAATTTCGCTTTTTAAAATGGCATCTCAGCTATCAGAAGTAA
- the ssuD gene encoding FMNH2-dependent alkanesulfonate monooxygenase, with product MSFFWFIPTHGDGRYLGSTVGGRPVTFDYARQVAQAADQLGYKGVLLPTGQSCEDAWVTASSLISATEQLKFLVALRPGVISPTAAARMAVTFDRLSHGRLLLNVVTGGDPLELGGDGIHLNHEERYQLTDEFLEAWRSIVTGNPTTFAGEHVNIKEAKTNFPPVQTPYPPLYLGGSSIGAMEVTAKHIDVYLTWGETPTQVKEKIAKVRQYARKTGRSIKFGIRLHVIVRETEGEAWQEADRLIQHLSQKDIDEAQKVFARFDSQGQRRMAALHKGSREALEISPNLWAGVGLVRGGAGTALVGGPESVAARIQEYKDLGIETFIMSGYPHLEEAYRFAELVFPYFQEEKEAVPEKQWTSPFGGIAAR from the coding sequence ATGAGCTTTTTTTGGTTTATACCGACACACGGGGACGGCAGATATTTAGGGTCAACCGTTGGCGGGAGGCCTGTTACGTTTGACTATGCCCGGCAAGTGGCACAAGCTGCCGATCAATTAGGGTACAAAGGCGTATTGCTTCCTACAGGGCAGTCGTGTGAAGACGCATGGGTAACAGCCTCTTCTCTCATTTCCGCAACGGAACAATTAAAGTTTCTTGTTGCTTTACGGCCAGGTGTCATCAGCCCAACCGCGGCAGCGCGAATGGCGGTTACATTTGATCGTTTATCCCATGGAAGGCTGCTATTAAACGTGGTGACTGGCGGAGATCCACTCGAATTAGGCGGAGATGGCATTCATTTAAACCATGAAGAGCGCTATCAATTAACAGATGAGTTCTTGGAAGCATGGCGGTCTATTGTGACTGGAAATCCCACTACATTTGCAGGGGAGCATGTAAATATTAAAGAGGCGAAAACGAATTTTCCGCCTGTTCAAACGCCATACCCACCCCTTTATTTAGGTGGCTCCTCCATCGGAGCAATGGAAGTAACAGCCAAGCACATTGACGTTTATTTAACGTGGGGAGAGACGCCTACACAAGTTAAGGAAAAAATCGCTAAAGTGAGGCAATACGCAAGGAAAACGGGAAGATCAATCAAGTTTGGTATCCGCCTCCATGTCATTGTCAGAGAGACAGAAGGAGAGGCATGGCAAGAAGCTGACCGGCTAATCCAACATCTTTCGCAGAAAGACATTGATGAGGCACAAAAAGTATTTGCGCGCTTTGATTCACAAGGGCAAAGACGAATGGCTGCGCTCCATAAAGGCAGCAGAGAAGCGTTAGAAATCAGTCCTAATTTATGGGCTGGCGTCGGATTAGTCAGGGGCGGCGCTGGAACGGCTCTTGTGGGAGGCCCAGAAAGTGTAGCTGCCCGCATTCAAGAATACAAAGATTTAGGAATCGAAACATTTATTATGTCAGGCTACCCCCATTTGGAAGAAGCCTATCGGTTTGCGGAGCTGGTTTTCCCCTACTTCCAGGAGGAAAAAGAAGCTGTACCGGAAAAGCAGTGGACCAGTCCTTTTGGCGGCATCGCAGCCAGATAG
- a CDS encoding sulfonate ABC transporter substrate-binding protein: MNHKWRELSTILGVFLLLTACTEGAQTAGSGNDRKEDGADTIHIGYQKFGTLNILKAENTLEGALEAIGVDVEWTEFPAGPQLLEAVNGGSIDFGHTGEAPPIFSQAAGAPIVYVGNGPPRPKSEAIVVQEHSPIEHVHELKGKKVVLNRGSNVHYLLVKALEEAGLSINEDIETIYLPPAEARTAFERGDVDAWVIWDPFLQAAEDDIGARIIRDAEGLAANREFLLADRSFAEENKEIIDIVLSELEKVEQNIKTDIEEAAQFLSPQVGIDEETLTKVLARYEFGMDPVDEEVLEAQQSIADTFYSLGLIPEEVSIEEATLEEGE; encoded by the coding sequence ATGAATCATAAATGGCGGGAATTAAGCACGATCTTAGGCGTATTTTTGCTACTCACAGCTTGTACAGAAGGAGCGCAAACAGCGGGTTCAGGAAATGACCGAAAGGAGGACGGGGCAGACACCATCCATATTGGCTATCAAAAATTTGGAACGTTAAATATTCTGAAAGCAGAAAATACGTTGGAAGGTGCATTGGAGGCTATTGGGGTTGATGTTGAATGGACAGAATTCCCAGCGGGGCCGCAACTATTAGAAGCAGTAAATGGAGGCAGCATTGATTTTGGCCATACCGGCGAAGCGCCACCGATTTTTTCTCAAGCAGCAGGCGCTCCAATCGTTTATGTAGGGAATGGTCCACCTCGGCCTAAAAGTGAAGCCATTGTTGTGCAGGAGCATTCGCCAATTGAACATGTTCACGAATTGAAAGGCAAAAAAGTTGTTTTAAACAGAGGCTCCAACGTCCATTATTTACTAGTAAAAGCACTGGAAGAAGCCGGTCTTTCCATTAATGAGGATATTGAAACAATCTACCTCCCTCCTGCAGAAGCGAGAACAGCATTTGAGCGAGGAGATGTGGATGCTTGGGTGATTTGGGACCCATTTTTACAGGCTGCAGAAGATGATATAGGCGCCCGTATTATTAGGGATGCAGAAGGCCTAGCAGCAAATCGGGAATTTTTATTGGCAGATCGTTCCTTTGCTGAAGAAAATAAGGAAATTATTGATATTGTTTTAAGCGAATTGGAAAAAGTTGAGCAAAACATCAAAACAGATATTGAAGAAGCCGCTCAATTTTTGTCACCACAAGTCGGGATAGATGAAGAAACATTAACGAAAGTGCTCGCACGGTACGAATTTGGAATGGATCCGGTAGATGAAGAAGTGTTAGAAGCTCAGCAGAGCATCGCAGATACATTTTATAGCCTTGGATTAATTCCAGAAGAAGTTTCGATTGAGGAAGCGACCTTAGAGGAGGGCGAATGA
- the ssuE gene encoding NADPH-dependent FMN reductase, producing MTTVLFLSGSPSFSSKTEKLLRQIEEAFQNKGASTFFYSITDVPPADLVFAHFNSQAVASIIKKIEAADVIVIGSPIYKASITGVLKSLIDLFPERSFEGKTILPIATGGTLAHYLALDYSFTPVLQTLGATTILKSVFILDTHLKRTEIGVEIVSKEGKERIDKAVKQLTNNSVGVKP from the coding sequence ATGACTACCGTTTTATTTTTATCAGGAAGTCCCTCTTTTTCTTCAAAAACGGAAAAACTTTTGCGGCAGATCGAGGAAGCATTCCAAAATAAAGGCGCAAGCACGTTTTTTTATTCGATCACGGATGTGCCGCCAGCCGATTTGGTGTTTGCCCATTTTAACTCACAAGCTGTCGCTTCTATTATTAAAAAAATAGAGGCAGCCGACGTTATCGTAATTGGTAGCCCGATTTATAAGGCTTCTATAACTGGCGTGCTTAAATCATTGATTGATTTATTCCCTGAACGTTCATTCGAAGGAAAAACAATCTTGCCGATTGCTACAGGGGGAACGCTGGCCCATTATCTCGCTTTGGACTATTCGTTTACACCTGTTTTACAGACATTGGGTGCTACAACGATTTTAAAATCGGTTTTTATCCTTGATACCCATTTGAAACGAACAGAAATAGGAGTAGAGATTGTTAGTAAAGAAGGGAAAGAACGAATCGACAAAGCGGTTAAACAACTGACAAACAATAGTGTGGGCGTCAAGCCATGA
- a CDS encoding YezD family protein, with product MGAIEEEKIQAIVQFIEEIDFGSLHITIHNGQITQIERTEKKRFENVKKQKVK from the coding sequence ATGGGAGCAATTGAAGAGGAAAAGATACAAGCAATTGTTCAGTTTATAGAGGAAATTGATTTTGGTTCTTTGCACATTACGATCCATAACGGCCAGATCACGCAAATTGAGAGGACGGAGAAAAAACGGTTTGAAAATGTAAAAAAGCAAAAAGTGAAATAG
- a CDS encoding DUF4871 domain-containing protein: MKWFCFLSILVISNAIAGCSNFDSNEQIEVSPSFDNEFGEMFGVEEKIGIIGGQVTAGEDQKWMWHFWGEEVQYKEFSAVAINIETNEEIDPIKIDYEMLIPIEDGLISHSPSQVMFPSEGIWKVTAYVDDEFFEEFVVEVFPKATAY; the protein is encoded by the coding sequence GTGAAGTGGTTTTGTTTTCTTTCTATTCTCGTAATTTCTAATGCAATTGCTGGATGCTCTAACTTTGACAGTAATGAGCAGATTGAGGTGAGTCCTTCGTTTGATAATGAGTTTGGTGAAATGTTTGGGGTTGAGGAAAAAATCGGTATCATTGGTGGCCAGGTTACTGCCGGTGAAGATCAAAAATGGATGTGGCATTTTTGGGGGGAAGAGGTTCAATACAAAGAATTTAGTGCCGTTGCTATAAATATAGAAACCAATGAAGAAATTGATCCTATTAAAATAGATTATGAAATGCTAATTCCTATAGAAGATGGCTTAATTAGTCATTCCCCCTCACAAGTAATGTTTCCGTCGGAGGGTATTTGGAAAGTTACAGCTTACGTAGATGATGAGTTTTTTGAAGAATTTGTTGTTGAAGTGTTTCCAAAAGCCACTGCATATTAG
- a CDS encoding MOSC domain-containing protein — MASSIKIKRLSIGKPKTLDYGDGKQMISGIQKQQTEAVFLSKNGFESDDVADKKNHGGPDRAVCLYPYEHYAKWEKEFGKPLPPAAFGENVTVTNMLEKDVHIGDIFQLGEAIIQITQARNPCSTIDKHTGFHSLLKRIVETGYTGYLARVLHEGIVRADGEVALLDPHPDKVSVLYVCETYFRKPTDKQAMERILAVDALADEWKGKMRKRLEKLEA; from the coding sequence ATGGCAAGTTCGATAAAAATAAAGAGGTTGTCGATTGGAAAGCCAAAAACGCTCGATTATGGCGACGGCAAGCAAATGATTAGCGGCATCCAGAAACAGCAAACAGAAGCGGTGTTTTTGTCTAAAAACGGCTTTGAAAGTGATGACGTTGCCGATAAGAAAAACCACGGCGGCCCAGATCGAGCTGTCTGCCTATATCCGTACGAACATTATGCAAAATGGGAGAAAGAATTTGGAAAGCCTCTTCCGCCAGCAGCTTTTGGTGAAAACGTGACGGTGACGAATATGCTAGAAAAAGATGTTCACATAGGAGATATTTTTCAATTAGGAGAGGCGATCATTCAAATTACACAAGCACGCAACCCATGCAGTACGATCGACAAACACACAGGGTTTCACTCGCTATTAAAACGAATTGTCGAAACAGGATATACCGGTTATTTAGCACGTGTGCTCCATGAAGGGATTGTACGAGCAGATGGGGAAGTAGCCCTTCTTGACCCACACCCTGACAAAGTGTCGGTTTTGTATGTCTGTGAAACGTATTTTCGCAAGCCAACAGACAAACAGGCGATGGAACGAATTTTAGCAGTCGATGCTCTAGCGGACGAATGGAAAGGGAAAATGCGAAAAAGGTTGGAAAAGTTGGAAGCGTGA
- a CDS encoding tetratricopeptide repeat protein gives MSEDAFMTKRNGGEKSLVSIIQAESEEGNCHQSLPPIGREPSKQTLSTYPILADILGLKPDELLLETKKPVDDWVSFILEEIRKAIRRDDFAAVKALIVEHLNNPAFQSPKLRQFLLWHQAIIVYYVDHNQHKAMQLLNSALNATGYATKSTPSAQELGILISLAVLHSEEGNNDQAISLFKQALKKTTCPKTVHTNLALYLRIYDHLVQLLYESNDFHQAIEYAEKGLKLTSEDDYLPIKGELHYTRGKSFHHLSQQEEALVDFQRSFTLFQTIGLKSKAEMVQKQLALLQEGKKLPFHC, from the coding sequence ATGTCAGAAGACGCCTTTATGACAAAACGCAATGGAGGAGAAAAAAGCTTGGTTTCTATCATCCAAGCCGAGAGTGAAGAGGGCAATTGTCACCAGTCATTACCCCCAATTGGACGAGAGCCCAGTAAACAAACGTTGTCCACTTACCCTATCTTGGCCGATATACTCGGCTTAAAGCCAGATGAATTGCTATTAGAAACGAAAAAACCAGTCGATGATTGGGTTTCCTTCATTCTGGAAGAGATTAGGAAGGCGATCCGTCGTGATGACTTTGCAGCAGTGAAAGCACTTATCGTAGAGCACTTGAATAACCCAGCTTTTCAGTCACCTAAACTACGGCAGTTTCTCCTTTGGCATCAAGCTATTATTGTTTACTATGTAGACCACAATCAACACAAAGCGATGCAATTGCTCAACAGTGCGCTAAACGCTACAGGATATGCGACTAAATCAACGCCTAGCGCCCAGGAGCTAGGGATTCTTATCAGTTTAGCAGTCCTCCATTCTGAAGAAGGCAACAATGACCAAGCAATAAGCCTTTTTAAACAAGCCTTAAAAAAAACAACTTGTCCAAAAACTGTCCATACAAACCTCGCCCTCTATTTGCGTATCTATGACCATTTGGTACAGTTGTTGTATGAAAGCAACGATTTCCATCAAGCGATTGAATATGCAGAAAAAGGACTGAAGCTCACAAGTGAGGACGACTATTTGCCTATTAAAGGAGAACTTCATTACACGCGCGGCAAATCGTTTCATCACCTTAGCCAACAAGAAGAAGCGCTAGTAGATTTTCAAAGATCCTTTACACTCTTTCAAACCATTGGCCTTAAAAGTAAGGCCGAAATGGTCCAAAAACAGTTAGCACTTCTTCAAGAAGGGAAGAAACTGCCTTTTCACTGTTAA
- a CDS encoding DUF6612 family protein, giving the protein MKKQLAVLIGVSMLAACNQGAGGEEEKAKEEELTASSVLTAAEKAHQDLQSVEVSFSQMDDYGWEEEGVASYDFAENVTHIETKSPKLTLFKDSEEFLFISDISSYTRDEKAKYESLLDRMTSQHKNPLAHFKEYDENLFDKFELEEKDGSYLLTYNGSEDDRLLLIESLAQSYVDYNARMWEEDPEDIEFDEVTADSFELSFDIDKDTNRIMSYKIKADYAIDIDGYEREFEADDSYIFSAFDEVAAIEKPDKDLTAVGNLSYDQQEQYEQEAADYVDAIIQATVFQNEEEYAARAPGDQSEDEKKEEGAKQKEEFGDLFKMFFGLGLEELNVNEDVIEEASAAYLKLLQGSNYLMLESNAQSEDTFEVVVSVEGIMLDNIQREIDLLLQNELNSGSISEESSEEELVQAMVSVLEKVAAEDHLAEAREVSVEVNRAGGSYMILDQDQYLDAFIQ; this is encoded by the coding sequence ATGAAAAAGCAGTTAGCTGTATTGATCGGAGTCAGTATGTTAGCGGCATGTAATCAAGGCGCTGGAGGAGAAGAGGAAAAGGCAAAAGAGGAGGAACTTACAGCATCATCGGTTTTAACAGCAGCTGAAAAGGCCCATCAAGACCTGCAATCGGTTGAAGTGTCCTTTTCACAAATGGATGATTATGGTTGGGAAGAAGAGGGTGTTGCTTCCTATGATTTTGCTGAAAACGTTACTCATATCGAAACGAAGTCCCCTAAATTAACGCTGTTTAAAGATAGCGAAGAGTTTTTGTTTATTAGCGATATCTCTTCTTATACGCGGGACGAAAAAGCGAAATACGAAAGCCTTTTAGACAGGATGACGAGCCAACATAAAAATCCGCTTGCTCATTTTAAGGAGTATGATGAAAACCTTTTCGACAAATTTGAGCTCGAAGAAAAGGATGGCTCTTATTTGTTAACGTATAACGGTAGTGAGGACGACCGGCTGTTGTTGATTGAAAGTTTGGCGCAATCATATGTAGACTACAATGCAAGAATGTGGGAAGAGGACCCGGAAGACATTGAATTTGATGAAGTCACTGCCGATTCATTCGAGTTATCATTTGATATTGATAAAGATACAAACCGTATTATGAGCTACAAAATCAAGGCTGATTATGCCATTGACATAGACGGCTACGAACGTGAATTTGAAGCGGATGACAGTTATATCTTCTCTGCGTTCGACGAAGTAGCGGCGATTGAAAAGCCAGACAAAGATTTAACAGCTGTTGGCAATTTGTCATACGATCAACAAGAACAGTATGAACAAGAGGCAGCGGATTATGTCGATGCGATCATTCAAGCAACTGTTTTCCAAAATGAAGAAGAATATGCAGCCCGTGCTCCTGGAGATCAATCAGAGGATGAGAAAAAGGAAGAAGGGGCAAAGCAGAAAGAGGAATTTGGCGACTTATTCAAAATGTTTTTTGGGTTAGGCTTGGAAGAGTTGAACGTTAATGAAGACGTCATCGAGGAGGCGTCTGCAGCTTACTTGAAGTTGCTGCAAGGCTCCAATTACTTAATGCTAGAATCAAATGCCCAAAGCGAGGACACGTTTGAAGTTGTAGTAAGCGTAGAAGGCATTATGCTTGATAACATTCAGCGCGAAATTGACTTGTTGTTGCAAAATGAATTGAACAGCGGCAGCATTAGTGAAGAATCATCAGAAGAAGAGCTCGTTCAGGCGATGGTAAGTGTGCTTGAAAAAGTGGCCGCTGAAGACCATTTGGCGGAAGCGCGCGAAGTAAGTGTGGAAGTAAACCGTGCTGGCGGTAGCTATATGATCTTAGATCAAGACCAATACTTAGATGCATTTATCCAATAA